The Nitrospira sp. KM1 genome includes a window with the following:
- a CDS encoding AlpA family transcriptional regulator, which translates to MIGKLLTVAQTAERLGLKEATIRRMILERRIDTVRPSIRAVRVPESAVLRILEGGYRAADPQKQSRM; encoded by the coding sequence ATGATCGGTAAGTTGCTGACGGTGGCACAGACGGCGGAGCGGCTAGGGCTTAAAGAAGCGACCATTCGGCGGATGATCTTGGAGCGGCGAATCGACACGGTTCGACCGTCTATCCGAGCGGTGCGCGTTCCTGAATCGGCTGTTTTACGCATCCTCGAAGGCGGCTACCGTGCTGCGGACCCCCAAAAGCAAAGCCGCATGTGA
- a CDS encoding class I SAM-dependent methyltransferase, protein MTIKSHWEERYQDAPSELSWYQTRPLISLELIRETGVAPHTAQIIDVGGGASSLADGLLADGYLHLTVLDVSRAALDHARERLGARANAVTWIEADMTTVTLPQETYDVWHDRAAFHFLTESEQRRRYVEAVRHALRPGGHVIIATFALDGPTRCSGLEVMRHSSMTLGTELGARFELMRTVQELHRTPGGREQAFQYSLFKKH, encoded by the coding sequence ATGACAATAAAGTCGCATTGGGAAGAACGGTACCAGGACGCTCCTTCGGAATTGAGCTGGTACCAAACCAGGCCGCTGATATCCTTAGAGTTGATTCGTGAGACGGGAGTAGCTCCCCATACAGCGCAGATCATTGATGTTGGAGGTGGGGCATCGAGCCTTGCAGATGGACTCCTTGCAGACGGCTATCTCCACCTTACAGTGCTCGATGTATCCCGGGCAGCGTTAGACCATGCACGTGAAAGACTTGGCGCGCGGGCGAACGCTGTCACCTGGATCGAAGCTGATATGACCACCGTCACGCTGCCGCAAGAGACGTACGACGTCTGGCATGACCGGGCCGCGTTTCATTTTCTCACTGAATCTGAACAACGCCGTCGCTATGTGGAGGCGGTACGACACGCCCTACGGCCCGGTGGGCATGTGATTATCGCGACCTTTGCGCTCGATGGACCAACGCGATGCAGCGGCCTCGAAGTCATGAGGCATAGTTCAATGACCCTGGGAACGGAATTGGGAGCTCGTTTTGAGCTGATGCGCACAGTTCAAGAACTCCACCGAACGCCAGGCG
- a CDS encoding DUF3626 domain-containing protein → MNTHDLQCSGLSAPPRTALTHVLTLVRRQETVSRSYIAEALQRTGSQIAAYGAAMECIQAHARVVIHFHPDRVGIKSIPVVSALLKEGVYRNQFETGLSTGSLSAFPGGARDSWERVLFGDAYHGRGVSHSERPKYGALELVRYADGPIPRFGSCYFVMRPAVSRRTSFTFTGSEDLRATERIGVIGEMDNVMAALFEEIEAGGMASPPWPPFRAPTLGLSNLTVPKLLDVLKDLASPRTDTIRLPTGRVLDTQIEAQVHGPIDLQEDIELLVADPAFAPTHTGKTLHELALRYGFPLRWHRGFRLAVGEVPADFRGPAMPRLAGRIAGGNGMIDAAVIGAAEASLHDRPELWRDWGTREELLQHLKQLWHVLVHYGAPAHHTMEGPR, encoded by the coding sequence GTGAATACGCATGATCTCCAATGCTCGGGTCTTTCCGCGCCGCCTCGCACGGCCTTGACTCACGTGCTCACGCTCGTGCGGCGCCAAGAGACTGTAAGCAGGTCGTACATCGCTGAAGCCCTCCAACGCACTGGATCCCAAATCGCCGCATACGGCGCGGCCATGGAGTGCATCCAAGCGCACGCTCGCGTGGTGATTCACTTCCATCCCGACCGGGTCGGCATTAAATCCATCCCGGTGGTTTCGGCACTCCTGAAGGAAGGCGTATACCGCAACCAGTTCGAGACCGGCCTGTCGACTGGAAGCCTTTCTGCATTCCCAGGCGGGGCTCGCGACTCGTGGGAACGCGTGCTGTTCGGGGACGCTTATCACGGGAGGGGCGTCAGCCACTCGGAACGCCCCAAATACGGAGCCCTGGAGCTGGTTCGCTACGCCGACGGCCCGATTCCGCGGTTCGGATCGTGCTATTTCGTGATGAGGCCCGCCGTATCGAGACGTACGTCGTTCACATTCACCGGGAGCGAAGATCTGCGTGCAACGGAGCGGATCGGGGTGATAGGTGAGATGGACAACGTCATGGCGGCGCTATTTGAAGAGATCGAAGCCGGCGGGATGGCGTCTCCGCCGTGGCCTCCGTTTCGCGCACCCACGCTCGGCCTTTCCAACTTAACTGTCCCAAAGCTGCTGGACGTTTTGAAAGACCTCGCGAGTCCGAGGACCGACACAATACGTCTGCCAACTGGCCGCGTGCTCGACACCCAGATCGAAGCGCAAGTACACGGGCCAATCGACCTGCAGGAGGACATCGAATTGCTGGTTGCAGACCCCGCATTTGCGCCCACGCATACCGGGAAGACTCTGCATGAGCTCGCCTTGCGATACGGATTTCCTCTGCGCTGGCATCGCGGTTTCCGTCTAGCGGTCGGCGAGGTGCCCGCCGATTTCCGAGGACCGGCGATGCCGCGCCTCGCGGGGCGAATTGCCGGCGGGAATGGAATGATAGATGCGGCAGTGATCGGAGCCGCCGAAGCATCGCTGCATGATCGGCCTGAGCTCTGGCGCGATTGGGGAACCCGTGAAGAACTACTTCAGCACCTCAAGCAGCTTTGGCATGTGCTCGTACACTATGGTGCGCCGGCCCACCACACTATGGAAGGTCCTCGATGA
- a CDS encoding DUF4435 domain-containing protein, which translates to MSYDRRTLEEIIARYELEPTLRDIYVEGEFDAFLIRWVLHEVGIRDSFVYEIATVEVPSSLLSDLGVDNNNRGRVVALAHRIAHHLGSQNRQVTLVIDKDFDSLLGKSHNTDLLLVTDYSSMEMYFFNQWHIQKFLTLVLQEGSLDVPILLSHITSILEYLFLLRFANYVRRLNLQWMSFERCCTYETGGSEIHFDQEDFITRYLNKNSASANKNDILQTIEEYKSRLSSDARLNAHGHDYYALMEWISKQLKPRCFNNTQSFERAFTGCLEVGRVKNEPLFQKLLQRQT; encoded by the coding sequence ATGAGTTACGATCGGCGAACCCTTGAGGAGATTATTGCAAGATATGAGTTGGAGCCCACTCTCCGCGATATATATGTAGAAGGGGAGTTTGATGCATTTCTTATCAGATGGGTTCTCCATGAAGTAGGCATTCGGGATTCTTTTGTTTATGAAATCGCAACCGTAGAAGTCCCTTCATCTCTCCTAAGCGATCTCGGTGTAGATAATAATAATAGGGGACGCGTTGTAGCATTGGCACACAGGATAGCGCACCATCTTGGAAGCCAGAACAGACAAGTTACTCTTGTTATCGACAAGGACTTTGACTCCCTGCTTGGAAAGTCCCACAACACAGATTTGTTATTGGTAACCGATTATTCATCCATGGAGATGTATTTTTTCAATCAATGGCACATTCAGAAGTTTCTGACGTTAGTCCTGCAGGAAGGATCATTGGATGTGCCCATTCTTCTTTCTCATATAACTAGCATTCTCGAATATCTCTTCTTATTAAGGTTCGCAAATTACGTAAGGAGGCTAAACTTACAATGGATGTCTTTCGAGCGCTGTTGTACGTATGAAACAGGAGGAAGCGAAATACACTTCGATCAAGAGGATTTCATCACAAGATATCTAAACAAGAATAGCGCATCAGCCAATAAAAACGACATATTACAGACAATCGAGGAATACAAGTCTCGGCTAAGCTCAGATGCTCGGTTGAATGCTCATGGGCATGACTATTATGCTCTTATGGAATGGATATCAAAACAGCTAAAGCCTCGCTGTTTCAATAATACGCAGTCTTTTGAAAGGGCTTTCACGGGATGCTTGGAGGTAGGCCGGGTCAAAAATGAACCTCTGTTCCAGAAGTTGCTCCAGCGGCAAACTTAA